The following proteins come from a genomic window of Coregonus clupeaformis isolate EN_2021a chromosome 2, ASM2061545v1, whole genome shotgun sequence:
- the LOC121533291 gene encoding coagulation factor VIII, whose protein sequence is MRTLLISLLCVLGGVEETVAVPAVGLPATREFYIAAVEIGWDYLYWGSADPASEQSSRRRSKDPPQKYIKAVYREYTDSTYSVPKPTPTWAGIQGPVIHAQANDRVVVHFKNLASQPYSISPVGVSYWKQSEGAGYDDATSSQEKEDDAVAPGGYYKYVWDINPKDGPTVGDPECLTYSYSSQVDTVQDFNSGLIGALLICKSTAFTENGVRKSREFILLFAVFDESKSWYGEVGSFRERFKKASARKQYHTINGYVNSTLPGLTMCQGRDNVFWHLIGMETSPEIHSIQFQDHTLQVMAHRKVTVEMTPMAFTTAEMKPSTQGKFLISCQIQAHRHAGMRAVFEVEDCPEPVTVPGPDVRQVQQSENEEDYEFGDDTFETFVFKPVKGQAVGRSRGVENKVWVHYIAAEEIIWDYAPHLSEGDSQLLSEYFPRSPHQLGHEYKKVVYVEYTDQTFTKRKSPVKRLLGPLLRGQVDEHFQIVFKNLASRPFNMYPNGLTRISPLRKTGNKGEKDLRSLAVPPNGTYGYVWKLTAEDGPLEGDPQCLTRLYQSTVNPERDLATGLVGPLLICKKDSMDTRGRLVGPDKVKQLMFAVFDENKSWYINDNIQKYSEDPSMVNPTDSDFYNSNVIYNVNGIMFNGQRVQVCKDDVTFWHLANVGTQSDFLSVYFTGNPFMKDNVYESVLTLFPMSGETVTMETELIGEWEISAFDSSLKSRGMSARYSVLSCNIELLVDNEDLEYDLEDVLPDYVDQFFKPRSLHPRPQNRTVAVRVCRKQPGLNQNTTTPQTGNDTDNEVAIGESGEHGSDNNVTFKAGDQRSICEVRYVTVSSADEEANLLSQGGIPTDVLEQLEKDGEWKASETQEGGGLGGEQGGNGRQRHQAGGEGGEGEEEVEEGGLGREQGGNGRQRRQARLEGGENGERNKLVENCEEEVLKEWKGQVYGEALEQEQREEQKVEVLDQQEEQGEGFLKMQEQSDGQKWELDRDPHRLSTNHADKDSLLLELDGWRDLDPMNKTLKALPDPLKVQQQREEQKAGELHPLSNNTHTDPDTPLLDLLDLDFSNVSKDNKTAPRNAVSLEYDDYSEENTGTAYMGTEDNLDLRTTDGHYRSYYIAAQEITWDYGINKPHQLIKPRARHRGMRKFLTEYKKVVFRAYSESDFQIPVTRGELQEHLGLMGPIIKAEINDLLTVTFKNMASRPYSLHLHGVYDKSQGDGQTQTQWGSSGAGVAGVPGEAVLPGEVRVYTWRITKKQGPTATEFDCKAGAYYSTQNKEKDLHSGLIGPLVICKPGTLHPQLNLQPNVQEYALLFHTFDETKSWYLDENIRQYCIPPCQARRDDPWFQLSNKFAAINGYVAETLPGLTVAQHQQVRWHLLNVGGNGEYHTGHFHGLPFSIHKEQEHRMGVYNLYPGVFGTVEMRPTTVGTWMVECTVGEHQLAGMRAKLLVYNPRCIQPLGLRSGRIDDSQITASDHIGNWEARLARLELSGSVNAWMGTNKKSWIQVDLQRPTLLHGIQTQGARASLGLKDYFIMHFTLSYSLDQETWSSYRGNSTKPAYIFNGNLDGSKVKENHLSPPILGRYIRLQPVTIQRNPALRMELLGCDVNSCSFPLGLQRRLVPDSSFRASSFLQTWRLSWSPALARLRQAGSANAWRPKANNPHEWLQVDFLVMKRITGVVTQGAWSVLTQMMVTEFSVTISDDGHSWSNVVDDGTQREKIFKGNSEPDEEMLNLFDPPLFARFIQIHPRGWVNDIALRLEFIGCDTQQQH, encoded by the exons ATGAGAACGCTGTTGATATCACTCCTCTGCGTCCTCGGCGGAGTGGAGGAGACCGTGGCGGTACCTGCGGTAGGACTACCTGCCACGAGAGAGTTCTACATCGCCGCGGTTGAGATCGGTTGGGATTATCTCTACTGGGGCAGCGCTGACCCCGCGTCCGAACAAAG TTCTAGGAGGAGGTCCAAGGATCCCCCTCAGAAATACATAAAAGCTGTTTATAGAGAATACACTGATTCCACATATTCAGTCCCCAAGCCTACACCAACATGGGCAG GTATCCAGGGTCCGGTGATCCATGCCCAGGCCAATGACAGGGTGGTGGTGCATTTTAAGAACCTAGCGTCCCAGCCCTACAGTATCAGCCCTGTGGGGGTCAGCTACTGGAAACAGTCTGAGG ggGCCGGATACGATGACGCCACGTCAAGCCAGGAGAAGGAGGATGATGCGGTTGCTCCAGGAGGATACTACAAGTACGTCTGGGACATCAACCCTAAAGACGGTCCGACCGTGGGAGACCCAGAGTGCCTCACCTACTCCTACTCCTCCCAGGTGGACACTGTACAGGACTTCAACTCTGGGCTCATCGGGGCTCTGCTCATCTGCAAATCAA CTGCATTTACAGAGAATGGAGTTCGGAAAAGCAGAGAGTTTATTCTGCTCTTTGCTGTTTTTGATGAGAGTAAGAGCTGGTACGGAGAGGTGGGGAGTTTCCGGGAAAGATTTAAGAAGGCCAGTGCAAGAAAACAGTATCACACTATCAATGGATACGTCAACTCAACTTTACCAG GTCTGACAATGTGCCAGGGACGAGATAATGTGTTCTGGCATCTCATTGGAATGGAAACGTCTCCAGAGATCCACTCCATACAGTTCCAGGATCACACTCTACAG GTGATGGCCCACCGTAAGGTTACTGTGGAGATGACCCCTATGGCCTTCACCACGGCGGAGATGAAGCCCAGCACTCAGGGGAAGTTCCTCATCAGCTGTCAGATCCAAGCACACCGCCACG CGGGTATGAGGGCAGTCTTTGAGGTGGAGGACTGCCCAGAGCCTGTGACGGTGCCCGGTCCTGACGTGCGTCAGGTCCAGCAGTCTGAGAATGAGGAGGACTACGAATTTGGAGATGACACGTTTGAGACCTTTGTGTTTAAGCCTGTGAAAGGTCAGGCTGTGGGTCGCTCCCGAGGGGTGGAGAACAAAGTCTGGGTCCATTACATCGCTGCTGAGGAGATCATCTGGGATTACGCACCCCACCTCAGTGAAGGAGACAG TCAACTGTTATCAGAATACTTCCCCAGGAGTCCTCATCAGCTGGGTCATGAGTATAAGAAGGTGGTGTATGTAGAATACACTGACCAGACCTTTACCAAAAGGAAATCACCTGTTAAAAGGCTGCTGGGACCACTGCTCAGAGGACAGGTGGACGAACACTTCCAG ATAGTGTTCAAGAACCTGGCAAGTCGTCCTTTCAACATGTATCCAAACGGCCTCACCAGGATTTCTCCACTGAGGAAAACAGGGAACA aggGTGAAAAGGACCTTCGCTCCCTGGCTGTACCCCCTAACGGGACATATGGGTACGTGTGGAAACTAACAGCAGAGGACGGGCCCCTGGAGGGAGACCCCCAGTGTCTGACCCGTCTGTACCAGAGTACCGTCAACCCTGAGAGAGACCTGGCCACCGGCCTCGTGGGACCCCTCCTCATCTGCAAGAAGGACTCCATGGACACCAGGGGGCGGCTG GTGGGCCCAGATAAAGTGAAGCAGTTGATGTTTGCTGTGTTTGATGAGAACAAGAGTTGGTacatcaatgacaacattcagaaGTACAGCGAAGACCCCTCCATGGTCAACCCTACAGACTCTGACTTCTACAACTCCAATGTCATCTACA ACGTGAACGGGATTATGTTCAACGGGCAGAGGGTCCAGGTGTGTAAGGATGACGTGACCTTCTGGCACCTGGCCAATGTGGGGACACAGAGCGACTTCCTGTCCGTCTACTTCACAGGAAACCCCTTCATGAAGGACAACGTGTACGAGTCCGTCCTCACACTCTTCCCAATGTCCGGGGAGACCGTTACCATGGAGACAGAGCTAATCG GTGAGTGGGAGATCAGTGCGTTCGACAGCAGCCTGAAAAGCCGTGGCATGAGCGCCCGCTACTCCGTCCTGTCTTGTAACATTGAACTGCTGGTGGACAACGAGGACCTAGAGTACGACCTGGAGGACGTCCTGCCCGATTACGTCGACCAGTTCTTCAAACCCAGATCCCTCCACCCCCGGCCACAGAACAGGACCGTAGCCGTCAGAGTCTGCAGGAAGCAACCTGGCTTAAACCAGAACACAACAACACCGCAAACAGGAAATGACACAGATAACGAAGTCGCCATCGGAGAATCAGGGGAACACGGGTCTGATAACAATGTCACATTTAAGGCAGGGGACCAGAGGTCAATCTGTGAGGTCAGGTATGTGACGGTGTCGTCTGCTGACGAGGAGGCAAACCTGCTCTCCCAGGGAGGGATCCCCACAGACGTTCTGGAGCAACTGGAGAAGGACGGGGAGTGGAAGGCTTCAGAGACCCAGGAGGGAGGGGGCCTGGGTGGGGAGCAGGGGGGGAACGGGAGACAGAGACACCAGgctgggggagaaggaggagagggtgaggaggaggtagaggagggaggtctGGGCAGGGAGCAGGGGGGGAACGGGAGACAGAGACGCCAGGCCAGGTTGGAGGGTGGAGAGAATGGAGAGCGCAACAAGCTGGTGGAGAACtgtgaggaggaggtgctgaAGGAGTGGAAGGGTCAGGTGTATGGGGAGGCACTGgagcaggagcagagagaggaacagaaggTGGAGGTGTTGGATCAGCAGGAGGAACAGGGGGAGGGGTTCTTGAAGATGCAGGAGCAGAGTGATGGGCAAAAGTGGGAGCTGGATCGAGATCCACATCGCCTAAGCACCAATCACGCAGATAAGGACTCTCTACTCTTGGAgttagatggatggagggatctAGACCCcatgaacaaaacattgaaagcTCTCCCGGATCCACTGAAGGTGCAGCAGCAGAGGGAGGAGCAGAAAGCTGGGGAGCTGCATCCCCTAAGCAACAACACTCACACTGATCCGGACACACCTCTACTGGATTTGTTGGATCTAGACTTCTCCAATGTCTCCAAGGACAACAAGACGGCTCCCAGGAACGCAGTGTCTCTGGAGTATGATGACTATAGTGAGGAGAACACTGGGACGGCCTACATGGGGACAGAGGACAACCTGGACCTGAGGACCACAGATGGACATTACCGCAGCTACTACATCGCTGCACAGGAGATCACATGGGACTATGGGATCAATAAACCACATCAGCTCATAAAACCAAG AGCGAGGCATAGGGGAATGAGGAAGTTCCTGACAGAATATAAGAAGGTGGTGTTCAGGGCCTACAGTGAGAGTGACTTCCAGATCCCCGTCACCAGAGGAGAGCTGCAGGAACATCTGGGACTCATGGGTCCTATCATTAAAGCTGAGATCAACGACCTGCTTACC GTGACCTTCAAGAACATGGCGTCCAGGCCGTACTCCCTTCACCTCCATGGGGTGTATGATAAGAGCCAGGGTGATGGTCAGACCCAGACCCAGTGGGGGTCCTCCGGGGCCGGGGTGGCGGGGGTCCCTGGGGAGGCGGTCCTTCCTGGGGAGGTCAGGGTGTACACCTGGAGGATCACCAAGAAGCAGGGGCCCACCGCTACAGAGTTTGACTGTAAGGCCGGGGCCTACTACTCTACACAGAATAAG GAGAAGGACCTCCACTCTGGTCTGATTGGCCCCTTAGTAATCTGTAAGCCAGGCACCCTCCACCCCCAACTGAACCTACAGCCCAACGTACAGGAGTACGCCCTCCTCTTCCACACCTTCGACGAGACCAAGAGCTGGTACCTGGACGAGAACATCCGTCAGTACTGCATCCCGCCCTGCCAGGCCCGGAGAGATGACCCCTGGTTTCAGCTCAGCAACAAGTTTGCAG CGATAAACGGCTACGTGGCAGAGACACTTCCTGGTCTGACGGTTGCCCAGCACCAGCAAGTCAGGTGGCACCTGCTGAACGTCGGGGGCAACGGGGAGTATCACACCGGCCACTTCCATGGTCTGCCCTTCAGCATTCATAAGGAGCAGGAGCATCGCATGGGGGTTTACAACCTCTAtcctg GTGTGTTTGGCACAGTGGAGATGAGGCCGACCACGGTGGGGACCTGGATGGTGGAGTGTACTGTAGGAGAGCACCAGCTGGCCGGAATGAGGGCTAAACTACTGGTCTACAACCCAC GATGCATCCAGCCtctggggttgaggtcaggaagAATAGACGATTCCCAGATCACGGCATCAGACCACATAG GTAACTGGGAGGCCAGGCTGGCGAGGCTGGAGCTATCTGGTTCCGTCAACGCCTGGATGGGCACGAATAAGAAATCATGGATCCAG GTGGACCTCCAGAGACCCACCCTGCTCCATGGGATCCAGACCCAGGGTGCCAGAGCCTCTCTGGGCCTGAAGGACTACTTCATCATGCACTTCACCCTCTCCTACAGTCTAGACCAGGAGACCTGGAGTAGCTACAGGGGGAACAGCACCAAGCCCGCCTAC ATATTTAACGGTAACCTGGATGGCTCCAAGGTGAAGGAGAACCATCTGTCTCCCCCCATCCTGGGTCGCTACATCAGACTGCAGCCTGTCACCATCCAGAGGAACCCTGCTCTCCGCATGGAGCTGCTGGGCTGTGACGTCAACA gctgctccttccccctggGTCTCCAGAGGAGGTTGGTCCCAGACAGCAGCTTCAGAGCCTCCTCCTTCCTGCAGACCTGGAGGCTCTCCTGGAGCCCCGCCCTCGCACGCCTCCGCCAGGCTGGCAGCGCCAACGCATGGCGccccaag